One window from the genome of Salvia miltiorrhiza cultivar Shanhuang (shh) chromosome 7, IMPLAD_Smil_shh, whole genome shotgun sequence encodes:
- the LOC130995925 gene encoding heat shock protein 90-5, chloroplastic has product MAPVLSRSLASAAMAVTPNMTSFSINSGGKSNRALLRSAFLPKSGLKNAFLRSGLEWKVERRRSGVVVRCDASAVAEKEAPESAGETYEYQAEVSRLMDLIVHSLYSHKEVFLRELVSNASDALDKLRFLSVTEPALLGDSGDLEIRIKPDPDNGTITITDTGIGMTKEELIDCLGTIAQSGTSRFLKALKENQDLGADNSLIGQFGVGFYSAFLIANRVVVSTKSPRSDKQYVWESVADSSSYSIREETDPNKLLSRGTQITLYLRDDDKYEYTEPTKIQSLVKNYSQFVSFPIYTWQEKSRTIEVEEEEEPKEGEEVPEGEKKKVKKTKTEKYWDWELTNETKPIWMRNPKEVEKEQYQEFYKKTFNEFLDPLTYTHFTTEGEVEFRSVLYIPGMAPLNNEEVINPKTKNIRLYVKRVFISDDFDGELFPRYLSFVKGVVDSDDLPLNVSREILQESRIVRIMRKRLVRKAFDMIQDLSESESKEDYKKFWENFGKFLKLGCIEDTGNHKRITPLLRFLSSKSDEDLISLDDYIENMGENQKAIYYLATDSLKSAKSAPFVEKLIQKGIEVLYLIEPIDEVAIQNLETYKEKKFVDISKEDLELGDEDEVSERETKQEYNLLCDWIKQQLGDKVAKVQVSKRLASSPCVLVSGKFGWSANMERLMRAQTLGDQSSLEFMRGRRILEINPDHPVVKDLNAACKNAPDNLDAKRAVELLYDTALISSGFTPDSPAELSNKIYEMMAMALGGRWGRSEEDDEGEGDSNASLEADAGAAEAVESQVVEPSEVRTESDPWSD; this is encoded by the exons ATGGCGCCTGTGTTGAGCAGAAGTCTGGCCTCCGCGGCGATGGCCGTAACCCCAAATATGACGTCCTTTTCTATCAATAGTGGTGGGAAGAGCAATAGGGCTTTGTTGAGAAGCGCTTTTCTTCCTAAGAGTGGGCTCAAGAACGCTTTTTTAAGGAGCGGATTGGAGTGGAAGGTGGAGAGGCGGCGGAGCGGAGTGGTGGTGAGATGTGACGCCTCCGCCGTGGCTGAGAAGGAGGCTCCGGAGAGCGCTGGAGAAACATATGAATATCAAGCTGAG GTTAGTCGATTGATGGACTTAATAGTCCACAGCTTATACAGCCACAAGGAAGTTTTTCTTCGGGAGCTTGTAAG CAATGCAAGTGATGCTCTTGATAAATTAAGGTTTTTGAGTGTGACTGAGCCGGCATTACTTGGAGATTCTGGTGACCTAGAGATTCGTATCAAACCTGATCCAGACAATGGGACTATTACCATAAc GGATACTGGTATTGGAATGACAAAAGAGGAGCTGATAGACTGTCTTGGAACAATTGCACAGAGCGGCACTTCTAGATTCCTAAAGGCGTTGAAG GAGAACCAGGACCTTGGGGCTGACAATAGCTTGATTGGTCAATTTGGTGTTGGGTTCTACTCTGCTTTTCTGATTGCAAATAGG GTTGTTGTGTCGACAAAGAGCCCCAGGTCCGACAAGCAGTATGTTTGGGAATCTGTGGCTGATAGCAGCTCCTACTCAATTAGAGAGGAAACTGATCCCAACAAGCTCCTCAGCCGAGGCACCCAGATCACACTTTATCTGAGG GACGACGATAAGTATGAATACACCGAGCCTACAAAGATCCAGAGTTTGGTCAAGAATTACTCACAATTCGTATCATTTCCCATCTATACATGGCAAGAGAAGTCAAGGACCATTGAG gtagaggaagaggaagaaccAAAAGAGGGAGAAGAAGTACCTGAG GGAGAGAAGAAAAAGGTGAAGAAGACCAAAACTGAGAAATATTGGGACTGGGAATTGACAAATGAAACAAAACCTATATGG ATGCGCAACCCGAAGGAAGTTGAAAAAGAACAATATCAAGAATTTTACAAGAAGACATTCAATGAGTTTCTGGACCCACTTACTTATACCCATTTCACCACAGAG GGTGAGGTGGAGTTCAGAAGTGTGCTTTACATTCCTGGAATGGCACCTCTTAACAATGAAGAAGTTATCAATCCCAAGACAAAAAACATTCGTTTATATGTGAAACGTGTATTTATTTCAGATGATTTTGATGGTGAACTG TTTCCAAGATACTTGAGCTTTGTGAAGGGTGTGGTGGACTCGGATGACCTTCCCCTAAATGTTTCGAGGGAGATCCTTCAGGAGAGCCGGATT GTGAGGATAATGAGGAAAAGACTGGTTAGGAAAGCATTCGACATGATTCAAGATCTTTCTGAGAGTGAGAGCAAAGAG GATTACAAAAAATTCTGGGAGAATTTTGGTAAGTTTTTGAAGCTGGGTTGCATTGAGGACACTGGAAATCACAAGAGAATAACACCATTGTTGAGATTTCTGTCTTCCAAGAGTGATGAAGATCTGATAAGTTTGGATGACTATATCGAGAACATGGGTGAGAATCAGAAGGCAATCTATTACTTGGCAACAGACAGCTTAAAAAGTGCTAAATCTGCTCCTTTTGTGGAAAAATTGATACAGAAAGGCATTGAG GTGCTTTATTTGATCGAGCCAATTGATGAAGTTGCAATCCAGAATTTGGAAACATACAAAGAGAAAAAATTCGTTGACATCAGCAAGGAGGATCTGGAGCTTG GTGACGAAGATGAGGTGAGTGAAAGGGAAACTAAGCAAGAGTATAATCTCCTCTGCGATTGGATAAAACAACAGCTTGGTGATAAGGTAGCTAAAGTGCAAGTATCAAAACGTTTAGCCTCGTCCCCGTGTGTGCTTGTTTCTGGCAAATTTGGATGGTCAGCCAACATGGAAAG ATTGATGAGAGCACAAACTCTTGGTGACCAATCGAGCCTTGAATTCATGAGAGGTAGAAGAATACTCGAGATCAATCCAGACCATCCAGTTGTCAAGGATCTAAAC GCTGCTTGCAAGAACGCGCCGGACAATTTAGACGCCAAGAGGGCCGTCGAGCTTCTATACGATACTGCCTTAATCTCCAGTGGCTTCACT CCTGACAGCCCGGCTGAGCTAAGCAACAAGATATACGAGATGATGGCGATGGCCCTCGGAGGAAGATGGGGAAGATCAGAGGAGGACGATGAGGGCGAAGGTGACTCGAATGCCTCCTTAGAGGCTGATGCAGGTGCGGCGGAGGCCGTTGAATCGCAAGTTGTGGAGCCTTCGGAAGTGAGGACTGAGAGTGATCCTTGGAGTGATTGA